The Clupea harengus chromosome 6, Ch_v2.0.2, whole genome shotgun sequence genome contains a region encoding:
- the LOC116220734 gene encoding mucin-6-like has translation MGYKETHTLFQVCNNRHHCHCDPGWAPPFCWAPGGGGSVDSGPIVSHGTLLPVLLLLLLCGVVGLAAVGIWCCYKHKLHPLKSSAPSAQTSRRCSVPNSRGEAGGHANPTFQLRKPETHNKPTASLCPSHAPCPRNAVVRPTTKPPPIPAYAQNTHTIQNTHSSEDTHTKHTSHIGPDTDTTHTQKTHTMSPSPQSQQNTQTLQNTHPTQRPQLSHTPKPARHTSVPPRQTYPPLPPQPRRFPAASSGPIRRERPVSAHLTPRVHGMLSSGQPPSLHQSLHTLKTHTPYRTHTHQRTHTLNTRHTLDQTPIQHTHRRHTPCHPVRRASRTHTCHRRPLVATVKHCTPASDSTKT, from the exons ATGGGgtacaaagagacacacacactctttcaa gtGTGTAACAACAGGCATCACTGCCACTGTGACCCAGGCTGGGCCCCCCCTTTCTGTTGGGCcccggggggcggggggagtgTAGACAGCGGCCCCATCGTGTCGCACG GCACTCTACTTCCTGTCCTgttactcctcctcctctgtggcgTCGTGGGATTGGCTGCCGTGGGGATCTGGTGCTGCTACAAACACAAGCTCCACCCCCTGAAGAGCTCCGCCCCATCGGCCCAGACCAGTAGGCG ctgctCTGTACCAAACTCTAGAGGAGAAGCTGGTGGTCATGCCAACCCAACATTCCAACTCAGGAAACCTGAAACCCATAACAAACCCacg gCCAGTCTCTGCCCATCTCACGCCCCGTGTCCACGGAATGCTGTCGTCAGGCCAACCACCAAGCCTCCACCAATCCCTGCATacgctcaaaacacacacaccatacagaacacacactcatcagaggacacacacaccaaacacacatcacacatcggACCAGACActgatacaacacacacacagaagacacacaccatGTCACCCAGTCCGCAGAGccagcagaacacacagacactgcagaacacacaccccacgCAGAGGCCTCAGCTTTCACACACTCCCAAGCCAGCCCGCCACACCTCAGTGCCCCCCCGCCAAACAtacccccccctgcccccccaacCCAGACGCTTCCCCGCTGCCTCCTCTGGGccaatcaggagagagag gCCAGTCTCTGCTCATCTCACGCCCCGTGTCCACGGAATGCTGTCGTCAGGCCAACCACCAAGCCTCCACCAATCCCTGCATacgctcaaaacacacacaccatacagaacacacactcatcagaggacacacacactaaacacacgtcacacattGGACCAGACAccgatacaacacacacacagaagacacacaccatGTCACCCGGTCCGCAGAGccagcagaacacacacgtgTCACCGACGCCCTCTTGTGGCCACAGTGAAGCACTGCACCCCAGCATCAG ATTCCACAAAGACGTAA